Proteins encoded within one genomic window of Pseudomonas cannabina:
- a CDS encoding IS5 family transposase: MQKTFSELEYTGKKKQTRRDRFLADLEQLVPWALLEAQVAPFYSNTAGKRGRPAIGVSRMLRMYVVQQCFGFSDEGCEDAVYDSQAIRGFMGIDLGRESAPDATTLLRFRRLLEVHQLTRLLFETINQHLASRGLLLKEGTIVDATLIAAPPSVKNREGKRDPEMHQARKGNQWHFGMKAHIGVDATSGLVHSVVGTAANVADVTQVGQLLHGDETYVSGDAGYTGAAKRPEHAERDVIWSIAERPSSYKQHGEGSVLYRVKRKIEYAKAQLRAKVEHPFQVIKVRFNHRKVRYRGLEKNTAQLFSLFGLANLMLAKRYLQQTAG, encoded by the coding sequence GTGCAGAAGACCTTCTCCGAACTCGAATATACCGGCAAGAAAAAGCAGACTCGCCGAGATCGCTTCCTGGCTGACCTTGAACAGTTGGTGCCCTGGGCCCTGCTGGAGGCGCAAGTGGCGCCGTTTTATAGCAACACCGCAGGCAAGCGCGGACGCCCTGCGATAGGGGTGTCGCGCATGTTGCGCATGTACGTCGTGCAGCAGTGTTTCGGTTTCTCCGATGAAGGTTGCGAAGATGCCGTCTACGACAGCCAGGCCATCCGCGGTTTTATGGGTATCGACCTGGGTCGCGAGTCTGCACCGGATGCCACCACCTTGCTGCGTTTTCGCCGCTTGCTGGAAGTCCATCAGCTAACCCGGCTGCTGTTTGAAACGATTAACCAGCATCTGGCCAGCCGGGGGCTGCTGCTCAAGGAAGGCACTATCGTCGACGCTACTCTGATCGCCGCGCCGCCCTCGGTCAAGAACCGAGAAGGCAAGCGTGATCCTGAGATGCATCAGGCCAGGAAAGGCAATCAATGGCACTTTGGGATGAAGGCCCACATTGGTGTAGACGCCACGTCGGGGCTGGTGCACAGCGTAGTAGGGACGGCCGCTAACGTGGCGGATGTCACCCAGGTTGGCCAGTTGCTTCACGGTGACGAAACCTATGTTTCGGGTGACGCTGGATACACCGGTGCGGCCAAGCGACCGGAGCATGCTGAACGGGACGTTATCTGGTCGATTGCAGAACGGCCAAGCAGTTACAAGCAGCACGGCGAAGGCAGCGTGCTGTATCGGGTCAAGCGCAAAATTGAATATGCCAAGGCGCAACTGCGTGCCAAGGTCGAGCACCCCTTCCAGGTAATCAAGGTGCGCTTCAATCATCGCAAGGTTCGCTACCGTGGGCTGGAAAAGAATACAGCGCAGTTGTTCAGTTTGTTTGGGTTGGCCAATCTGATGCTGGCCAAGCGGTATTTACAACAGACGGCAGGATAA
- a CDS encoding replication protein RepA, with protein MSLAKNNALDEISWELNPRLLRMMNDATRMEAAQRTKPGPTAFTTRFLVQATFPHSDPGIHYFERGTEWLKLSISAPPHIGVPYGSLPRLLLAWICTEAVKTQSPVIGLGKSQSAFLKKLGLHNDGRYIGKLKEQTLRLVRSMISVTGSNSGAITIENMMVAKKAFFFWDVRTLGRR; from the coding sequence ATGAGCCTCGCTAAAAATAATGCTCTGGATGAAATATCTTGGGAGCTTAACCCCCGCTTGCTCCGCATGATGAATGACGCGACTCGGATGGAAGCTGCTCAGAGAACGAAACCGGGTCCCACGGCGTTCACGACCCGTTTTCTAGTACAGGCTACCTTTCCTCATAGCGACCCTGGTATTCATTATTTTGAACGCGGTACGGAATGGTTGAAGCTATCGATTTCGGCACCTCCACATATCGGAGTACCGTATGGAAGCCTACCGAGATTGCTACTGGCTTGGATCTGCACTGAAGCAGTCAAAACTCAAAGCCCCGTGATAGGGCTGGGTAAATCACAGTCGGCGTTCCTTAAAAAACTGGGACTGCATAACGATGGTCGATACATCGGCAAACTTAAAGAGCAGACATTAAGGCTTGTAAGATCGATGATTTCAGTAACTGGAAGCAACAGCGGCGCGATCACAATTGAAAATATGATGGTAGCAAAGAAAGCGTTTTTCTTTTGGGATGTTAGAACACTAGGGAGACGCTGA
- a CDS encoding plasmid mobilization protein, with product MQRLPKAEGAGISLSMFIRCAGLSRRIRNQSDRILCADIKTFAAQLRSLGGLQKELFNSSRGAHSQQTSELLIAFKETLIYSKTQLLPPDKSRPPERCRDEKSNKSAPP from the coding sequence TTGCAGCGCCTCCCTAAAGCTGAGGGTGCAGGCATATCGTTGTCGATGTTTATTCGTTGTGCAGGATTGAGTCGCCGGATACGGAACCAATCAGACCGGATACTCTGTGCAGACATAAAGACGTTTGCAGCTCAGCTCCGTAGTTTAGGCGGACTGCAAAAAGAGTTATTTAATAGCAGCCGCGGTGCGCATTCACAGCAAACTTCTGAATTACTGATTGCGTTTAAGGAGACGCTGATTTATTCTAAAACCCAGCTGTTGCCCCCAGATAAATCAAGGCCTCCAGAGCGTTGCAGGGACGAAAAATCGAATAAATCAGCGCCTCCTTAA
- a CDS encoding AlpA family phage regulatory protein, with translation MWGQQLGFRINQRLPKSGIYFLINNGSFPRPVPLGIRAVGWIEAEVSAWLSHKCEKRLTQAVR, from the coding sequence ATCTGGGGGCAACAGCTGGGTTTTAGAATAAATCAGCGTCTCCCTAAGTCAGGGATCTACTTTCTGATAAACAACGGAAGCTTTCCAAGACCAGTACCACTAGGCATCAGAGCCGTCGGCTGGATTGAGGCAGAGGTGTCAGCGTGGTTAAGCCATAAATGTGAGAAACGACTAACGCAAGCTGTTCGCTGA
- a CDS encoding replication protein RepA, whose translation MSASLDCEKWESSLTLNTDFFEAIISAPVPLKMEALQSLRHSPLAMDIYAWLVYRMYTLRKSKRTEMKIPISSLRRQFGANYATDKQGARDFKKTFIRRLDEALLFYPEARPHVEIYREYIKLTPAQLHIPPDKKQSKRIRSLDQCA comes from the coding sequence ATCAGCGCCTCCCTAGACTGCGAGAAATGGGAGAGCAGTCTTACACTCAATACAGACTTCTTTGAAGCAATCATTAGCGCCCCAGTTCCGCTCAAAATGGAAGCATTGCAAAGCCTAAGGCATTCGCCGCTAGCGATGGATATCTACGCCTGGCTTGTCTATAGGATGTACACGTTACGGAAATCCAAAAGAACAGAAATGAAGATACCAATCTCAAGTTTGCGTAGGCAATTTGGTGCCAACTACGCAACGGATAAACAAGGTGCTCGTGACTTCAAGAAAACTTTTATTAGACGCCTCGACGAAGCCCTATTGTTTTACCCTGAGGCCCGTCCCCACGTGGAAATCTACCGAGAGTATATCAAACTGACTCCCGCCCAGCTTCATATACCGCCTGATAAAAAGCAGTCAAAACGAATACGAAGTTTAGATCAATGCGCCTGA
- a CDS encoding IS5-like element ISPsy19 family transposase yields MPKTGRPRSIAAEHYPVLVKLAHAQPYSSQAELALVFFAETGITAHPDTFAKALKMAGITRVKQRAKGSFQSPEPNKAYGYNETHRRQLPEQLYPSCLTDTEWALVADLFESQGGRGVPPLHSRRTLLEACCYVVRTGCSWRMLPRDFPHWDNVYKTFRRWSAQGKFEQMHDRLRAQWREREERADSPSAAILDSQSTRSSPQGGDSGYDAGKKVKGRKRSLIVDTLGLLLAVSISAASVQDRDAADDAVAYSKEKYPSLSTLFVDSAYAGKWAQRTHQLHAIDVQVIRGPNNRRTGQWHSEQGDLFSVEPVQTGFVVMPKRWVVERTHAWNERARRLIMHHDRLFAVSEAWVWLAEARILARRLTT; encoded by the coding sequence ATGCCTAAAACCGGACGTCCTCGCTCGATTGCCGCCGAGCACTATCCCGTGCTGGTGAAACTCGCTCATGCACAGCCCTATTCCAGCCAGGCCGAATTGGCGCTCGTATTCTTCGCCGAAACCGGTATCACTGCGCATCCCGACACCTTTGCAAAAGCGTTGAAAATGGCAGGGATTACGCGTGTAAAGCAGCGGGCCAAGGGAAGTTTTCAGTCACCTGAACCTAATAAAGCCTATGGCTACAATGAAACCCACCGCCGCCAACTGCCGGAGCAGCTATATCCGAGTTGCTTGACAGATACCGAGTGGGCACTGGTCGCCGACCTGTTTGAAAGCCAGGGCGGACGAGGAGTGCCACCGCTTCACTCTCGGCGCACGTTGCTGGAAGCCTGTTGCTATGTCGTACGCACGGGGTGCTCATGGCGAATGCTACCCCGCGATTTTCCTCATTGGGACAATGTCTACAAAACGTTCCGCCGGTGGAGCGCTCAAGGCAAGTTCGAGCAAATGCATGATCGCTTGCGAGCTCAATGGCGTGAGCGGGAAGAACGCGCTGACAGCCCGTCAGCAGCGATCCTGGATTCACAGTCGACCCGCAGTTCTCCTCAAGGCGGTGACAGCGGCTACGACGCAGGCAAAAAAGTGAAGGGGCGTAAACGAAGTCTGATTGTCGATACATTGGGCCTGCTGCTGGCTGTCAGTATCAGTGCTGCAAGCGTGCAGGATCGTGACGCGGCGGATGATGCGGTGGCGTACTCGAAGGAAAAATATCCGTCACTGAGCACGCTTTTTGTTGATAGTGCGTACGCAGGAAAATGGGCACAGCGCACCCATCAACTGCACGCTATCGATGTTCAAGTGATCCGTGGCCCGAATAACAGAAGAACAGGGCAATGGCACTCTGAACAAGGCGATCTATTTTCCGTGGAGCCTGTTCAGACTGGATTTGTGGTCATGCCCAAGCGATGGGTAGTGGAGCGAACTCATGCCTGGAATGAGAGAGCTCGGCGACTGATCATGCATCATGATCGCCTTTTTGCGGTAAGCGAGGCATGGGTTTGGTTGGCCGAGGCTCGAATACTCGCGCGCCGACTCACTACATGA
- a CDS encoding IS5-like element ISPsy2 family transposase, translating into MKQMTFADAEYAGKRKQTRKELFLIEMDQVVPWKGLIALIEPYYPKGEGGRPAYPLMAMLRVHLMQNWFGYSDPAMEEALYETTILRQFSGLSLERIPDETTILNFRHLLEKHELATGILGVINGYLGDRGLSLRQGTIVDATLIHAPSSTKNKDGKRDPEMHQTKKGNQYYFGAKAHIGADDESGLVHSVVVTAANVADVTQVAKLLHGEENVVCADAGYTGVEKREEHAGRKVIWQIAARRSTYKKHGKRSVLYKAIRKIEKAKAQVRAKVEHPFRVIKRQFGYEKVRFRGLAKNTAQMVTLFALSNLWMARRHLLASAGEVRV; encoded by the coding sequence ATGAAACAGATGACCTTCGCCGACGCCGAGTATGCCGGCAAGCGCAAGCAGACCCGTAAGGAATTGTTCCTGATCGAGATGGATCAGGTGGTGCCCTGGAAAGGTTTGATTGCCCTGATTGAGCCCTATTATCCAAAAGGAGAAGGTGGCCGGCCCGCCTACCCACTGATGGCGATGCTGCGTGTTCATCTGATGCAGAACTGGTTCGGCTACAGCGATCCGGCGATGGAAGAAGCGCTGTATGAGACGACCATCCTGCGTCAGTTTTCAGGCCTGAGCCTGGAGCGCATTCCAGACGAAACCACGATTCTCAACTTCCGTCATCTGCTGGAAAAGCACGAGTTGGCGACCGGGATTCTCGGCGTAATTAATGGTTATCTGGGCGACCGTGGCTTGTCGTTGCGTCAAGGCACCATCGTCGATGCCACGCTGATCCACGCGCCCAGTTCGACCAAGAACAAGGATGGCAAACGCGATCCTGAGATGCATCAAACCAAGAAAGGTAACCAGTACTATTTCGGCGCCAAGGCTCACATCGGCGCCGACGACGAGTCAGGCCTGGTGCACAGCGTGGTAGTAACAGCGGCCAATGTGGCAGACGTCACGCAGGTTGCCAAACTGCTACACGGCGAGGAAAACGTAGTCTGCGCCGACGCAGGTTACACCGGGGTTGAGAAGCGCGAAGAACATGCTGGGCGCAAGGTCATTTGGCAGATTGCCGCCCGCCGCAGCACTTACAAAAAGCACGGAAAACGCAGTGTTTTGTACAAGGCGATCCGCAAAATCGAGAAGGCCAAGGCCCAGGTTCGCGCCAAGGTCGAGCATCCGTTTCGGGTCATCAAACGCCAGTTTGGCTATGAAAAAGTGCGCTTTCGGGGCTTGGCCAAGAACACCGCGCAGATGGTGACGTTGTTCGCCCTGTCAAACCTGTGGATGGCCCGCCGACATTTGTTGGCGAGCGCAGGAGAGGTGCGCGTGTAA
- a CDS encoding IS5 family transposase, with product MPRLMLSDEHWPKLREILLHESIYNKRDLRTTVEGMLYRMRVGCPWRDLPKAFGNWSKVYKRFNAWSASGKWVKVLEVLMTDPDMEWVFIDGSYAKAHQHSAGAASTQDQAIGKSRAGNTSKIHLAVDACGLPIAFDVTAGQTNDCSQAASLIAKVPDAEVIIADKGYDTEAIRAQVEQQGSKVVIPRKRNSLKGNADLDKGLYRNRHLVENAFARLKHFRAVASRFDKLKRNYESVIAMACAFLWLPM from the coding sequence ATGCCCCGATTAATGCTCAGTGATGAGCACTGGCCGAAGCTACGAGAAATTTTGCTACACGAATCGATCTACAACAAGCGAGATTTGCGCACCACGGTTGAAGGCATGCTGTATCGCATGCGTGTGGGTTGCCCTTGGCGAGACCTGCCGAAAGCGTTTGGAAACTGGAGCAAGGTCTACAAGCGGTTCAATGCCTGGTCTGCTTCAGGCAAGTGGGTCAAGGTGCTTGAGGTGCTGATGACTGATCCTGACATGGAGTGGGTCTTCATTGATGGCAGCTATGCCAAGGCTCATCAGCACAGCGCAGGTGCTGCCAGCACGCAGGACCAGGCCATCGGAAAAAGCCGAGCCGGTAACACCAGCAAGATTCACCTGGCTGTAGACGCTTGTGGGCTGCCTATTGCATTTGACGTGACCGCAGGCCAGACCAATGATTGTTCGCAGGCGGCCTCGTTGATTGCCAAGGTGCCCGATGCAGAAGTGATCATTGCGGACAAGGGCTACGACACTGAAGCGATACGGGCTCAGGTCGAGCAGCAAGGCAGCAAAGTGGTGATTCCACGAAAGCGCAATTCTCTGAAAGGGAACGCAGATCTGGACAAAGGGTTATATCGCAATCGACATCTCGTAGAAAACGCCTTCGCCCGGTTGAAGCATTTCCGGGCGGTGGCTTCTCGATTTGACAAACTCAAGAGAAACTATGAAAGCGTCATAGCAATGGCCTGCGCTTTTCTGTGGCTACCAATGTGA